Proteins encoded within one genomic window of Platichthys flesus chromosome 13, fPlaFle2.1, whole genome shotgun sequence:
- the LOC133967128 gene encoding olfactory receptor 4B13-like, producing the protein MENTTESLSFVLAMYGDTGKLKYLYFTLALIFYISVIVANSVLIIVIYADKNLHEPMYLFLCSLFVNEIYGSTSLLPCFMVHMLSDKHDISASFCFIQIFNIHTYGTIEFGTLTIMAHDRYVCICKPLHYNSIITKRKVQLVILFIWFFCFLEIGVLLSFTIRLNFCGTIINKVFCVHHLVVDLSCSPDRTVSLVHDVFFGLIVTVAGPVSYISYSYVNIFSVCLKASKETRMKALETCTPHFVSLISFVFACFYSLISQRFDASTVPYPLCVFLSTYAMVIQPLLNPVIYGLKLSKIKHACKNLLILKTSQLYIFPDAFLNSTAHY; encoded by the coding sequence ATGGAGAACACAACAGAGAGTTTGTCATTTGTGTTGGCTATGTATGGTGACACAGGAAAGTTAAAGTACCTGTACTTTACTCTGGCTTTGATATTTTACATATCAGTGATTGTTGCAAATTCTGTGCTTATTATCGTTATTTATGCAGACAAAAATCTTCATGAGCCCATGTATTTATTCCTGTGTAGTTTATTTGTAAATGAAATATACGGCAGCACATCTTTGCTGCCCTGCTTCATGGTGCATATGTTGTCAGACAAACATGATATTTCTGCCTCCTTCTGcttcattcaaatatttaacattcaTACATATGGAACTATTGAATTTGGAACATTAACAATTATGGCACATGACAGATACGTATGTATTTGTAAACCTTTACATTACAACAGCATAATTACAAAAAGGAAAGTACAACTTGTCATATTATTTATctggtttttttgttttttggagatTGGAGTTTTACTGTCTTTTACTATTCGTTTAAATTTTTGTGGGACAATTATCAACAAAGTATTCTGTGTACATCACTTAGTTGTTGACCTTTCTTGTTCCCCAGACAGAACCGTTTCACTCGTTCATGATGTGTTTTTTGGTCTTATTGTCACTGTAGCTGGGCCTGTCAGCTATATTTCATACAGTTACGTGAAtattttttcagtgtgtttaaaAGCTTCCAAAGAGACCAGAATGAAGGCTTTAGAAACCTGCACTCCACATTTCGTTTCACTCATTAGCTTTGTGTTTGCCTGTTTCTATAGTTTGATCAGTCAGAGATTTGACGCGTCAACAGTGCCGTaccctctctgtgttttcttgtctACGTATGCGATGGTCATTCAGCCTCTtcttaatcctgtaatttatgGTCTCAAACTGTCAAAAATTAAACATGCTTGTAAAAATTTGTTGatattaaaaacatcacaacTCTACATTTTTCCTGATGCGTTTTTAAATTCTACAGCTCATTATTAA